One window from the genome of Cumulibacter soli encodes:
- a CDS encoding transcriptional regulator, with product MTDVEDVEPFGDLARLDKIIHEPARLALVTVLSVRDGADFTFLAGAANLSRGNLSAHLGTLEDAGIIAVTKQFAGKRPQTWVVLTEHGRKAVHDYWDRMGAWRDQLDTAARNRLTD from the coding sequence GTGACCGACGTCGAAGACGTCGAGCCGTTCGGTGATCTGGCTCGACTCGACAAGATCATTCACGAGCCCGCGCGTCTCGCATTGGTCACGGTGCTGTCCGTACGTGACGGCGCCGATTTCACGTTCCTTGCGGGTGCTGCGAATCTCTCGCGGGGCAATCTCTCGGCGCATCTGGGCACCCTCGAGGACGCCGGCATCATCGCCGTCACCAAGCAGTTCGCAGGGAAACGACCGCAGACCTGGGTAGTGCTCACCGAACACGGACGCAAGGCGGTGCACGACTATTGGGACCGCATGGGTGCCTGGCGCGACCAACTCGACACGGCGGCGAGAAACCGCCTCACTGACTAG
- a CDS encoding YccF domain-containing protein encodes MRSIGNILWLVLAGWWLSLGYFLLGLLACITIVGIPFGLASFRLARFVIWPFGRTVVFRSDAGVASLVGNVVWIVLCGWELAIGHLIAGLLLCVTIVGIPWGLACWKMIPLAFVPLGRRIVPISAANPDALGFGMER; translated from the coding sequence ATGCGCTCGATCGGCAACATTCTGTGGTTGGTGTTGGCGGGCTGGTGGCTTTCGCTCGGATACTTCTTGCTCGGATTGCTCGCGTGCATCACCATCGTCGGCATCCCGTTCGGTCTTGCATCATTCCGACTCGCCCGGTTCGTGATCTGGCCGTTTGGGCGCACGGTGGTTTTCCGCAGCGACGCCGGTGTGGCATCGCTCGTTGGCAACGTGGTGTGGATCGTGCTCTGTGGCTGGGAACTGGCGATAGGTCACCTGATCGCCGGGCTGCTGCTGTGCGTCACGATCGTTGGTATCCCCTGGGGCCTCGCCTGCTGGAAGATGATCCCGCTGGCGTTCGTCCCGCTGGGACGGCGGATCGTGCCGATCTCCGCGGCCAACCCAGACGCACTCGGCTTCGGAATGGAGCGTTGA
- a CDS encoding ABC transporter permease produces the protein MTADVQHAAPDLSPTTRPFTEAAAAAARVLAKLRHDPAGIAMTLGAPVVMVLIFGYVFGSAIALPGGPDASAYREFLVPGLFVVLAFNPVPSMVTMARDAGRGAVDRFRSLPIARAAIPFGQATATTLYGALCLVLMMICGLVVGWRVHDGFVQALAAVGLLILVQHTFTWVGLYLGLVIGKEETAGQLSVLVFPLTMLSNVFVPTAGMPAWLRAIADWNPISVFTAAVRELFGNPTAPTNGAWPLENAVLATMLWSVLLLVIFVPLTVRRYARPAA, from the coding sequence ATGACCGCCGACGTACAACACGCGGCGCCTGACCTGTCGCCAACCACGCGTCCGTTCACCGAAGCTGCGGCCGCGGCGGCTCGCGTGCTCGCCAAGCTCCGCCATGATCCGGCCGGGATCGCGATGACCCTGGGCGCTCCGGTCGTCATGGTGCTCATCTTCGGGTACGTATTCGGCTCCGCAATTGCACTACCGGGTGGGCCGGACGCCTCGGCGTACCGCGAGTTCCTGGTGCCGGGATTGTTCGTGGTCCTGGCGTTCAACCCGGTGCCGTCGATGGTCACGATGGCGCGTGATGCCGGCCGCGGAGCGGTGGATCGGTTTCGGTCATTGCCGATCGCTCGGGCGGCAATCCCGTTCGGGCAAGCGACTGCGACGACCCTTTACGGCGCGCTGTGCCTCGTGTTGATGATGATCTGCGGGCTCGTGGTGGGTTGGCGAGTGCACGATGGTTTCGTTCAGGCGCTCGCAGCGGTCGGACTGCTGATCCTGGTGCAACACACGTTCACTTGGGTGGGTCTGTACCTCGGGCTCGTTATCGGCAAGGAGGAGACCGCTGGGCAATTGTCGGTGTTGGTCTTCCCGTTGACGATGTTGTCGAATGTCTTTGTCCCCACGGCGGGTATGCCGGCGTGGCTGCGTGCGATTGCCGACTGGAATCCGATCAGCGTATTCACGGCCGCCGTGCGCGAACTGTTCGGCAATCCGACCGCGCCGACCAATGGTGCGTGGCCGTTGGAGAACGCCGTACTCGCGACGATGCTCTGGTCAGTGCTGTTGCTGGTGATCTTCGTTCCGCTGACGGTACGTCGTTACGCCCGCCCCGCTGCATGA
- a CDS encoding M15 family metallopeptidase: MTQTQESSKFGVGALTVLGLILVVLSIALGATLMKSVDAEPRSTHRTTTNSVEPTGAVPDGEYLDITKDAAHAAIARLDPQLKAALQGATAAAAQDGVTIGITSGWRAEAYQAQLMEEEIDAIGAAEAKKLVADPSTSHHVTGHAVDIGPMSATDWLAQRGVEFGLCQIYANESWHYELATTPGGTCPPMKSDATES, encoded by the coding sequence ATGACTCAGACACAGGAATCGAGCAAGTTCGGCGTAGGCGCGCTGACCGTATTGGGGCTTATCCTCGTCGTCCTGTCCATCGCACTGGGCGCCACGCTGATGAAATCCGTCGATGCCGAGCCGCGCAGCACGCATCGCACCACGACCAATTCTGTTGAACCGACCGGTGCTGTTCCGGACGGCGAGTACCTCGATATCACGAAAGACGCCGCGCATGCCGCCATTGCCCGCCTCGACCCGCAACTGAAGGCAGCACTGCAAGGTGCGACGGCGGCGGCGGCGCAGGACGGCGTCACGATCGGCATAACCTCCGGCTGGCGGGCAGAGGCGTATCAAGCACAATTAATGGAGGAGGAGATCGACGCGATCGGTGCCGCAGAGGCCAAGAAGCTCGTGGCTGATCCGTCCACCAGCCATCACGTCACCGGACATGCCGTCGACATCGGACCAATGAGCGCAACAGACTGGCTCGCTCAGCGTGGTGTGGAGTTCGGGCTCTGCCAGATCTACGCCAATGAGTCCTGGCACTACGAACTCGCGACAACACCTGGCGGCACCTGCCCCCCGATGAAGTCCGATGCCACCGAGTCGTGA
- a CDS encoding TetR/AcrR family transcriptional regulator, whose product MTEKPRSIWLRSERSGRGPVPEYGRTQIASAAIEIADESGLEAVSTRKVAARIGASATSLYRYVSSRDELLELMLDTSCATLDLTAPLIGDWRRDLIELAEQLRGLYRRHRWLLDLAQGQPSLTPNVVLLMERALAAMAPLDVPGGTKLEAFAIMNGIVASVTRLEISSGQSNQAWQKAQVEFLASAVSDGEHPHLSAAFASPAVEGDADMLHRVLPRVLAGVLGID is encoded by the coding sequence TTGACCGAGAAACCGCGAAGCATCTGGCTGCGCAGCGAACGCAGCGGGCGAGGCCCCGTACCTGAGTACGGCCGGACACAGATCGCGTCCGCAGCGATCGAGATCGCCGACGAGAGCGGTCTCGAAGCCGTGTCGACTCGCAAGGTCGCAGCGCGCATCGGTGCGTCGGCGACGTCCCTATACCGATACGTATCCAGTCGCGACGAACTGCTCGAGCTCATGCTGGACACGAGTTGCGCGACCCTCGACCTCACCGCACCGCTCATCGGCGACTGGCGCCGCGACCTCATCGAACTAGCGGAGCAACTGCGCGGCTTATATCGCCGTCACCGGTGGTTGCTCGACCTCGCGCAGGGCCAACCCTCATTAACGCCGAACGTCGTACTGCTCATGGAGCGCGCGCTCGCGGCGATGGCACCGCTGGATGTCCCCGGCGGCACGAAGCTCGAAGCCTTCGCCATCATGAACGGCATCGTCGCCTCAGTGACCCGCCTGGAGATCAGTAGCGGCCAGTCGAATCAGGCCTGGCAAAAGGCCCAAGTCGAGTTCCTCGCCAGCGCCGTCTCCGATGGCGAGCACCCGCACCTGTCCGCGGCCTTCGCGTCACCAGCGGTCGAAGGGGACGCCGACATGCTGCATCGCGTTTTGCCGCGAGTACTCGCCGGCGTCCTCGGCATCGATTAA
- a CDS encoding dienelactone hydrolase family protein produces the protein MTTLPAGALLKGDVRPDADAIVVLLHGASVGESGSTSWFAPAPWRMRWFARAIRVRSRRRIAVLRLRNPDRGWAMVFSRALSDAKEALDHIEDIAPNAHVALVGHSNGGRVALSLCSDTRVGAVAALAPWIDDSDRFVARRGQPVLLMHGARDRRTDPNDTQELAELLREQGCVVDSETVAGEIHSMLTRPHYWHRRVADFLVTHFSSAAR, from the coding sequence GTGACGACCCTCCCCGCCGGTGCCTTACTAAAAGGCGATGTGCGCCCAGACGCCGACGCGATCGTCGTGTTGCTGCACGGAGCGAGCGTGGGTGAATCCGGATCGACATCGTGGTTTGCGCCCGCTCCCTGGCGGATGCGCTGGTTTGCGCGAGCGATCCGCGTCCGCTCCAGGCGTCGTATCGCGGTGCTGCGCCTGCGTAATCCCGATCGCGGGTGGGCGATGGTCTTCTCGCGGGCGCTCAGTGATGCCAAGGAGGCCCTCGATCACATCGAGGACATAGCTCCGAATGCGCACGTGGCGCTAGTCGGCCATTCCAACGGCGGCCGTGTCGCGTTGAGCCTTTGCTCCGATACCCGTGTTGGGGCAGTGGCGGCGCTAGCACCATGGATTGACGACAGCGATCGGTTCGTTGCACGGCGTGGCCAGCCGGTGCTGCTCATGCACGGCGCGCGAGATCGGCGCACTGACCCGAACGACACCCAAGAACTCGCGGAGCTCCTGCGTGAACAAGGTTGCGTCGTCGACAGCGAGACCGTCGCCGGAGAAATCCATTCCATGCTCACCCGACCGCATTACTGGCATCGCCGCGTTGCAGATTTCCTGGTCACACATTTCAGCTCGGCGGCCCGCTAA
- a CDS encoding PaaX family transcriptional regulator C-terminal domain-containing protein, whose protein sequence is MGHTAQERNGEDLVRPLSTRSVLLSALLGAHPPSMPVGKLVRLGTLFGVSEGTVRVAVSRMYTAGELARDGEEYRLTERLIARQRRQDASRWPQTQPWTDRWQMLVVTSARRSRGEREDFRTAMTAKRFAELREGLWLRPDNLIEKVQTPYDGCLSFTAQPNSDPAELAARLWDLPTWAQRARALHDAMNESATIPEAFAVSAAVLRHLLVDPVLPHALLPADWPGEALRARYADFDSRFRARLSGYLDEWK, encoded by the coding sequence ATGGGTCACACGGCGCAAGAACGTAATGGTGAGGATCTGGTTCGCCCGCTCAGCACCCGTTCGGTACTGCTCAGCGCGTTGTTGGGCGCGCATCCTCCGTCCATGCCCGTGGGCAAACTCGTTCGGCTCGGCACACTTTTCGGCGTCAGCGAGGGCACCGTCCGGGTGGCGGTGTCACGGATGTACACCGCAGGCGAACTGGCTCGTGACGGGGAGGAGTACCGCCTGACGGAGCGGCTCATCGCGCGTCAGCGGCGCCAGGACGCGAGCCGATGGCCACAGACACAGCCTTGGACCGATCGCTGGCAGATGCTCGTTGTCACGAGCGCACGCCGTAGCCGCGGTGAACGTGAAGACTTCCGCACCGCAATGACCGCAAAGCGGTTCGCGGAGTTGCGTGAAGGGTTGTGGTTGCGTCCGGACAACCTGATCGAGAAGGTCCAGACGCCGTACGACGGCTGTCTGAGTTTCACAGCTCAGCCGAACTCCGACCCCGCCGAACTGGCCGCACGACTGTGGGACCTTCCCACATGGGCCCAAAGAGCAAGAGCGCTACACGACGCGATGAATGAGTCCGCGACGATCCCGGAGGCGTTTGCTGTGTCAGCGGCCGTACTGCGGCATCTCCTCGTCGACCCCGTTCTGCCGCACGCTCTGCTTCCGGCGGATTGGCCCGGGGAGGCGCTACGCGCGCGCTACGCCGACTTCGATTCACGTTTCCGTGCGCGGCTTTCCGGCTACCTTGACGAGTGGAAGTAA
- a CDS encoding HD domain-containing protein yields the protein MIETIAGIAIPDTALVRDITDYIRERESDLLFDHSRRVFLFGALAGERRGLDVDLELLYAGAMFHDLGLTEAFAGSTLRFEVDGANAARDFLASRGVGADRAMTVWTGIALHTTPGVPEFMSPEVALVTAGVETDVLGIWYGELSEAQRDEVTAAHPRPDFKNRILAAFTDGNVRRPETTFGNVNADVLARFVPGYHREDFVDIILNSPWSE from the coding sequence ATGATCGAGACCATTGCGGGGATCGCGATCCCTGATACCGCCCTTGTCCGCGATATCACCGACTACATCAGGGAGCGCGAGAGCGATCTGCTCTTTGATCACTCGCGCCGGGTGTTCCTGTTCGGCGCGTTGGCCGGGGAGCGTCGCGGGCTCGATGTGGACCTCGAATTGCTGTACGCCGGAGCTATGTTCCACGATCTCGGGCTCACCGAGGCGTTCGCTGGATCGACGCTGCGTTTCGAGGTGGACGGCGCCAACGCGGCCCGCGATTTCCTCGCTTCCCGTGGCGTTGGTGCTGACCGCGCGATGACGGTGTGGACAGGGATCGCCCTGCACACCACGCCGGGCGTTCCCGAGTTCATGAGCCCCGAGGTGGCTTTGGTGACGGCGGGCGTCGAAACCGACGTACTAGGCATCTGGTACGGCGAGCTCAGCGAGGCACAACGCGATGAGGTCACCGCGGCGCATCCGCGTCCTGACTTCAAGAATCGCATTCTTGCCGCGTTTACCGACGGTAATGTCCGACGGCCCGAGACGACGTTCGGCAACGTCAACGCCGACGTACTGGCACGGTTTGTGCCGGGCTACCACCGCGAGGACTTCGTGGACATCATCCTCAATAGCCCCTGGTCCGAATGA
- a CDS encoding acyl-CoA dehydrogenase family protein, which translates to MSSYIVEQVDRLPHGKPEKRRRYATERYQGAAGLNWYDSDPTLQFILRNHLGEKGLEWAGGYLSEIGALMAGPVNTYAEQTDRNRPYLERYDRWGHDISSVVMPASFEASRQLLVTHSFATPEFIGKAATAGISDVEPLTAARSYLLNQADIGMTCALGTGGDMVLRLAEQYAPGDAQVRVKEVLAEGQLTGETAQLLTERTGGSDLAALETTARRDGGTWLLNGLKWFVSNVNGSAYVVLAKPEGADDGVRGIVPFLVLRERADGSRNGIRIRRLKDKLGTASVASAEVELVDAEAFMLAPFDEQPGGERAGQGRGLGRMMEMTNDSRIGVAMMGLGCARRSLVEALSYAKTREAFHAPLDRQPLMQRKLAELIVETEAAQALVFEGMIGPRLRLGVPLIKLRAARLGITAASDAIEVHGGNGYIEQWPVARILRDAQVNTVWEGADNVLCLDVRRAITRDEAHLPLFERIRDALAASGGDDETTGVVADRLGRVESALQRWRGLEPEVAEARLFPLAQHMVDVYAAALLLEQAGSAAAAGDEGRKALVAKLYARSHLVPADPLAAMDDEAPEIRHWDQLRSGALVD; encoded by the coding sequence ATGAGTTCCTACATCGTCGAGCAGGTTGACCGCTTACCGCACGGCAAACCCGAGAAACGCCGCCGCTACGCAACGGAGCGATATCAGGGTGCGGCCGGCCTGAACTGGTACGACAGCGACCCGACGTTGCAGTTCATCCTGCGAAACCACCTCGGCGAGAAGGGTCTCGAGTGGGCCGGCGGATATCTGAGCGAGATCGGCGCGCTGATGGCGGGCCCGGTCAATACGTATGCCGAGCAGACTGACAGGAACCGACCGTATCTAGAGCGGTACGACCGCTGGGGGCATGACATCAGCTCCGTCGTGATGCCCGCATCATTCGAGGCTTCACGTCAGCTACTTGTCACCCACAGTTTCGCTACGCCGGAGTTCATCGGCAAGGCCGCCACGGCGGGGATTTCCGATGTTGAGCCGCTCACTGCCGCTCGCAGCTACCTGTTGAATCAGGCCGACATCGGCATGACCTGTGCGTTGGGGACCGGTGGCGACATGGTGCTACGGCTCGCCGAACAGTACGCCCCCGGTGACGCTCAGGTGCGGGTCAAGGAGGTGCTGGCAGAAGGCCAACTTACCGGCGAGACGGCGCAACTCCTGACTGAACGCACGGGCGGCTCGGACCTCGCCGCGCTGGAGACCACGGCGCGTCGTGACGGCGGAACCTGGCTGCTCAACGGCCTCAAATGGTTCGTCTCCAACGTCAACGGCAGTGCCTACGTCGTACTCGCCAAGCCTGAGGGTGCCGATGACGGCGTCCGCGGCATCGTGCCGTTCCTGGTACTTCGTGAACGTGCGGATGGCAGTCGAAACGGGATACGAATCCGCCGGCTGAAGGACAAACTCGGCACGGCATCCGTGGCCTCCGCCGAGGTTGAGCTGGTGGACGCCGAGGCATTCATGCTCGCACCATTCGACGAGCAGCCAGGTGGTGAGCGGGCTGGGCAGGGCCGTGGCCTGGGCCGGATGATGGAGATGACGAACGATTCCCGAATCGGCGTGGCCATGATGGGGTTGGGCTGCGCCCGTCGCTCGTTGGTCGAAGCACTCTCGTACGCGAAAACGCGCGAAGCATTCCATGCACCGCTTGATCGTCAGCCGTTGATGCAGCGGAAGTTGGCCGAACTCATCGTCGAGACCGAGGCCGCTCAAGCGCTCGTCTTCGAAGGCATGATCGGTCCGCGACTGCGCCTTGGCGTGCCGCTGATCAAATTGCGGGCCGCGCGGCTTGGCATCACCGCCGCCAGTGACGCGATCGAGGTGCATGGCGGTAACGGCTATATCGAGCAATGGCCAGTCGCGCGGATCCTGCGCGATGCCCAGGTGAACACCGTATGGGAGGGCGCCGATAATGTGCTGTGTTTGGACGTGCGCCGGGCGATCACGCGCGATGAGGCCCACCTACCGCTGTTCGAGCGGATACGAGATGCCCTCGCCGCCAGCGGCGGTGATGATGAAACGACCGGGGTTGTCGCGGATCGGCTAGGGCGGGTTGAGTCTGCTCTACAGCGGTGGCGTGGTCTCGAACCGGAGGTGGCCGAAGCGCGACTGTTCCCCCTCGCGCAGCACATGGTCGACGTGTATGCCGCAGCGCTGCTGCTGGAGCAGGCTGGGTCCGCGGCCGCGGCCGGAGATGAGGGACGTAAGGCACTCGTCGCGAAACTGTATGCACGATCGCACCTGGTGCCAGCAGACCCGCTTGCTGCGATGGATGACGAGGCGCCAGAAATCCGTCACTGGGACCAGTTGCGATCGGGTGCATTGGTCGACTGA
- a CDS encoding PaaI family thioesterase: MTDVTRSEIDTSELRREELSYEELANAVRELIDATVRTKIGADDVNDLTAQIRAASAKLLADAHPANVGLLLCADGRRRSPSNPVSGRRNAFAPPLKVKRDKDELRAWSTFNLGAAYEGPLGHIHGGVLAMLLDQILGMIPALVGLPGMTAYLNVTYRRPSPLFADLNIEAKVDRTEGWKTFATGRIFDAEGRTTAEAEALFIVPKFARERLERRQKQDPMSDDGEYEPNIWFNAPKNLM; encoded by the coding sequence GTGACTGATGTGACCCGAAGTGAGATTGATACCAGCGAACTTCGCCGTGAAGAGCTGTCGTACGAGGAGTTGGCGAACGCCGTCCGTGAACTGATCGACGCCACCGTGCGTACCAAGATCGGCGCGGACGACGTCAACGATTTGACTGCTCAGATCCGGGCGGCATCAGCGAAACTGTTGGCCGACGCGCACCCTGCCAATGTCGGATTGCTGCTTTGTGCAGACGGCCGTCGTCGCTCGCCGTCGAACCCGGTCTCCGGTCGGCGCAATGCGTTCGCGCCGCCATTGAAGGTGAAGCGCGATAAGGACGAACTGCGCGCGTGGAGCACGTTCAACCTCGGCGCTGCTTACGAGGGTCCGCTGGGGCACATCCATGGCGGCGTGCTCGCCATGCTGCTGGACCAGATCCTCGGCATGATTCCCGCGTTGGTGGGTCTGCCCGGGATGACCGCCTACTTGAACGTGACGTATCGGCGTCCGTCGCCGCTGTTCGCCGACCTCAATATCGAGGCCAAGGTCGACCGCACCGAGGGCTGGAAGACGTTCGCTACTGGACGGATCTTCGACGCAGAAGGACGCACGACCGCCGAGGCAGAAGCATTGTTCATCGTCCCGAAGTTCGCTCGCGAACGGCTTGAACGCCGACAGAAACAGGATCCGATGAGCGACGACGGGGAGTACGAACCGAACATCTGGTTTAACGCGCCGAAGAACCTGATGTAG
- a CDS encoding ATP-binding cassette domain-containing protein, which yields MSSAVSIEGLVKTFGTHRALDGLDLEIAAGKVCALLGPNGAGKSTAVRALATLSIPDEGQIRVHGRDAQTESGAVRAQIGLAGQSAAVDDDLTGRENLRILGMMQHLGRRRARERADELLREYELEEAGDRLVSTYSGGMRRRLDLIASFVLPRAVLLLDEPTTGLDPRSRNEIWATVRRLVATGTTVLLTTQYLEEADQLADEVVIIDRGRRVASGPPEELKRRIGVRVDIDLQEAEQLPLAAAALGELTGSTAEVNAGAQRVSAPSSREVTIPEVVRHLDAAGVVLTDAELRKPSLDEVFLSITGKPRMQEAS from the coding sequence ATGAGTTCAGCTGTTTCGATCGAGGGTCTGGTGAAAACCTTCGGCACGCATCGCGCGCTCGATGGCCTTGATCTGGAGATTGCCGCAGGCAAGGTATGCGCTTTGCTCGGGCCGAATGGCGCCGGCAAGTCCACCGCCGTCCGGGCACTGGCGACTCTGTCGATTCCCGACGAGGGACAGATCCGGGTGCATGGCCGCGACGCACAGACGGAGTCCGGCGCCGTCCGTGCTCAGATCGGGCTGGCGGGTCAAAGCGCCGCGGTCGACGACGATCTCACCGGCCGAGAGAACCTGCGGATCCTCGGCATGATGCAGCACCTGGGACGGCGTCGCGCCCGCGAGCGGGCCGATGAACTGCTTCGTGAGTATGAGTTGGAGGAAGCGGGCGATCGGCTGGTCTCGACGTACTCCGGTGGTATGCGCCGCCGACTGGACCTCATCGCGAGTTTCGTCTTACCGCGTGCCGTACTGCTGCTGGACGAGCCAACCACCGGGCTGGACCCGCGCAGCCGGAATGAAATCTGGGCCACGGTCCGCAGGCTCGTGGCCACCGGTACGACCGTTCTGCTCACCACGCAGTACCTCGAAGAGGCTGATCAGTTGGCCGACGAGGTGGTCATCATCGATCGCGGACGCCGCGTGGCTTCCGGCCCACCGGAAGAACTGAAGCGTCGGATCGGTGTCCGCGTGGACATCGACCTTCAAGAGGCAGAACAACTGCCGCTCGCCGCGGCAGCGTTAGGTGAGCTCACCGGATCGACCGCCGAGGTCAATGCCGGTGCACAGCGAGTCAGCGCACCCAGCTCCCGTGAGGTGACGATCCCGGAGGTGGTGCGGCATCTCGATGCCGCTGGGGTCGTGCTTACCGACGCGGAACTACGCAAACCCAGCCTCGATGAGGTGTTCCTGAGTATCACTGGCAAACCGCGAATGCAGGAGGCATCATGA
- a CDS encoding GlxA family transcriptional regulator — MNAHEVVFLVFDGMTQLDVAGPAEVFAEARRRGARYELRYVSPDGRTVDTSIGTRLEPDGPAADIARAGTVLVVGSDSLPTRPIPPELAEATRHLVGVADRVASVCTGAFLLAAVGALDGHRATTHWAHAARLATSHPRIEVDSDALFVHDGRVHTSAGVSAGIDLALSLVESDLGADLARDVAQQLVLFMRRPGGQSQFSAMLDISHGAQANVRLVVDAIIERPDTPWTVQDLAQLAGVSARHLSRLFVAQIGMTPVAFVEQTRLETAKSLLLRGESVTATARRCGFASPETMRRTFVRALGLPPRSYRQRFQVTEAMR; from the coding sequence ATGAACGCCCATGAGGTCGTCTTCCTCGTCTTCGACGGAATGACACAGCTCGACGTCGCCGGCCCCGCCGAGGTCTTTGCCGAGGCACGTCGCCGTGGTGCCCGCTACGAACTTCGCTATGTCTCGCCGGACGGGCGCACCGTAGACACATCGATTGGAACCCGGCTCGAACCCGACGGCCCAGCCGCGGACATCGCCCGCGCTGGGACCGTGCTCGTGGTCGGCAGCGATTCGTTGCCCACCCGGCCCATCCCGCCTGAACTCGCCGAAGCGACTCGCCACCTCGTCGGTGTCGCGGATCGTGTCGCATCGGTGTGCACCGGCGCATTCTTGCTAGCGGCCGTCGGCGCCCTCGACGGCCATCGCGCGACGACACACTGGGCGCATGCGGCCCGTCTGGCGACATCGCATCCGCGGATCGAGGTCGATTCGGACGCACTGTTCGTGCACGACGGTCGGGTCCATACCTCAGCCGGAGTGTCAGCTGGTATCGATCTGGCGCTGTCACTGGTCGAGTCCGACCTCGGCGCTGACCTCGCGCGGGATGTCGCGCAGCAGCTGGTGCTGTTCATGCGCCGTCCCGGTGGGCAATCGCAGTTCTCAGCAATGCTCGACATCTCGCATGGGGCACAGGCGAATGTGCGGCTGGTGGTCGACGCGATCATCGAGAGACCGGATACGCCATGGACGGTGCAGGACTTAGCGCAGCTTGCCGGTGTGAGCGCACGGCACCTTTCCCGACTCTTCGTGGCTCAGATCGGGATGACGCCCGTCGCGTTTGTCGAGCAAACCCGGCTGGAGACCGCGAAGAGCCTGCTGCTGCGCGGTGAGTCAGTCACCGCGACGGCGCGCCGATGCGGCTTTGCGAGTCCGGAAACAATGCGCCGCACGTTCGTGCGAGCTCTCGGGTTGCCGCCGCGTAGTTATCGACAGCGCTTTCAGGTGACCGAAGCGATGAGATGA
- a CDS encoding response regulator transcription factor, whose product MARNGGDEVPSVLLIEDDENVARAVSLGLQRLDYVVRVLDRGTDELEGLVLATDVVVLDIGLPGMDGFALCRRIRAVSDVPVVMLTARSEDIDQVAGLEAGGDDYVVKPVSPRVLDARIKAVLRRVRSSEPAEVSNHAARRELVIDDQGMRVFKGGAEVQLTPTEMRLLLVLNAHEGAVLSREQLLAAAWNQDYLGNSRLVDASVGRLRVKIEDDPNIPQFIHTVRGFGYRLTTTRRPES is encoded by the coding sequence ATGGCCAGGAACGGAGGCGATGAGGTGCCGTCTGTACTCCTCATCGAGGACGATGAGAACGTTGCCAGGGCGGTCTCCCTCGGTCTGCAGCGTCTGGATTATGTGGTGCGGGTGCTCGATCGTGGGACGGATGAACTCGAGGGCCTGGTGCTCGCGACCGACGTAGTCGTGCTCGATATCGGGCTGCCCGGTATGGATGGTTTTGCGCTCTGCCGCCGGATCCGTGCGGTGAGCGACGTCCCCGTCGTCATGCTCACCGCCCGCTCCGAAGACATCGACCAGGTCGCTGGACTTGAAGCCGGCGGCGACGACTACGTCGTGAAGCCGGTCAGTCCACGAGTTCTGGATGCGCGCATCAAGGCCGTGCTGCGTCGGGTGCGCTCGTCGGAACCGGCGGAGGTCTCGAATCATGCGGCGAGGAGGGAGCTCGTCATCGATGATCAGGGGATGCGAGTCTTCAAGGGCGGCGCCGAAGTGCAGTTGACGCCGACCGAGATGAGGCTGTTGCTGGTGCTCAACGCGCACGAGGGCGCCGTTCTGAGTCGTGAGCAGTTGCTGGCTGCCGCGTGGAACCAGGACTATCTCGGCAACTCGCGACTCGTCGATGCATCGGTGGGCCGGCTGCGCGTGAAAATTGAAGACGACCCCAACATTCCGCAATTCATCCACACAGTACGAGGATTCGGTTATCGACTGACCACCACTCGGCGACCCGAATCGTGA